From the genome of Hymenobacter cellulosilyticus, one region includes:
- the purF gene encoding amidophosphoribosyltransferase — MCGIVGFYGPDDVAHDIVFGLTALQHRGQDAAGIATFDDNFHLCKGNGLISDVFKPKQLKKLKGNIGIGHARYTTQGSNDAELAQPFTTSYPFGLSMVHNGNVINFRQAAKRLHEKYHVLPKTSNDLELIMYTFASELRLKNLDNLSVIDIFDAVETTQELVKGAYATITVIAGHGLLAFNDPLGIRPLVLGRRDTENGPIYAFASESTCFDYLGFEFIKNVGPGQAVFIDKDFKVHYKNPYSLPKAFCVFEHIYFAREDSTIHGRLVARERVRLGKILARKVIESGIQPDMVIDVPSSGYFAASGLAEAIGVPYRRAMVKNNHMGRSFIVSSQAGREDIVKKKLNPIREFVEGKKIAVVDDSIVRGTTSRRIVRILREAGAAEVYFISSAPPIVAPCIYGIDMAMSTELIAANYTEEEICQYIGADKVIYQSIEDLQELFAEDKGHGGNCFACFTGNYPTGDVTKYLRHIQEERQSHRSDKKASSEPVASVSAKAPEPTEH; from the coding sequence ATGTGCGGAATAGTAGGTTTTTACGGCCCCGATGACGTCGCCCACGACATCGTATTCGGTCTGACGGCGCTCCAGCACCGTGGCCAGGACGCGGCCGGTATTGCCACCTTCGACGACAATTTTCACCTCTGCAAGGGCAACGGTCTGATTTCGGACGTGTTCAAGCCCAAGCAGCTCAAAAAGCTTAAGGGCAACATCGGCATCGGCCACGCCCGCTACACCACCCAGGGTTCCAACGACGCCGAGCTAGCCCAGCCCTTCACCACGAGCTACCCCTTCGGCCTCTCGATGGTGCACAATGGCAACGTCATCAACTTCCGGCAGGCTGCCAAGCGCCTGCACGAGAAGTACCACGTGCTGCCCAAGACGAGCAACGACCTGGAGCTCATCATGTACACCTTCGCCTCGGAGTTGCGCCTGAAAAACCTCGACAACCTCTCGGTTATCGATATTTTCGACGCGGTAGAGACAACCCAGGAGTTGGTCAAAGGTGCCTACGCTACCATCACCGTTATTGCCGGGCACGGGCTGTTGGCCTTCAACGACCCGCTGGGCATCCGGCCGCTAGTGCTGGGCCGCCGCGACACCGAGAACGGGCCCATCTACGCCTTTGCCTCCGAAAGCACCTGCTTCGACTACCTAGGCTTCGAGTTCATCAAGAACGTAGGTCCGGGACAGGCTGTGTTTATTGATAAGGACTTTAAGGTTCACTACAAGAACCCCTATAGCCTGCCCAAGGCGTTCTGTGTCTTCGAGCACATCTACTTTGCCCGCGAAGATTCCACGATTCACGGCCGCCTAGTGGCCCGGGAGCGGGTGCGCCTGGGCAAGATTCTGGCCCGTAAGGTTATCGAGTCAGGCATTCAGCCCGATATGGTTATCGACGTGCCTTCGTCGGGGTACTTTGCCGCATCGGGTCTGGCTGAGGCCATTGGCGTGCCCTACCGGCGGGCTATGGTGAAGAACAACCACATGGGCCGCTCCTTCATCGTGAGCAGCCAGGCCGGCCGGGAGGATATTGTCAAGAAGAAGCTGAACCCGATTCGGGAGTTTGTGGAGGGCAAGAAGATTGCCGTAGTCGACGACAGCATCGTGCGGGGCACTACCTCGCGTCGCATTGTGCGGATTCTGCGCGAAGCCGGCGCGGCCGAGGTGTACTTCATCAGCAGCGCCCCGCCCATCGTAGCGCCCTGCATCTACGGCATCGACATGGCCATGAGCACCGAGTTGATTGCGGCCAACTACACCGAGGAGGAAATCTGCCAGTACATCGGGGCCGATAAGGTTATCTACCAGTCCATTGAGGATTTGCAGGAGCTGTTTGCTGAGGATAAGGGGCACGGCGGGAACTGCTTTGCCTGCTTCACCGGCAACTACCCCACCGGCGACGTGACCAAGTACCTGCGCCACATTCAGGAGGAGCGCCAGAGCCACCGCAGCGACAAGAAAGCCAGCTCCGAGCCGGTGGCATCCGTAAGTGCCAAGGCGCCCGAGCCGACGGAGCACTAG
- a CDS encoding GNAT family N-acetyltransferase: MPTTATLKLDVSSPQAPEAQPLLDALSGQLGARFGSDGRASFTEWQASDPRYIFLLARQDGEAVGCGAVRPLAASVGEVKRMFAKYSRQGIGEAVLKQLETEARKAGYTELWLETRVANTEACRFYLKNGYQRRANYGQYIGRDNSACFGKLLTFSDAAELLSYD, translated from the coding sequence ATGCCGACTACCGCTACCCTAAAGCTCGATGTTTCCTCGCCCCAGGCGCCGGAAGCTCAGCCCCTGCTCGACGCCTTGTCGGGGCAGCTGGGTGCGCGCTTCGGCAGCGACGGGCGGGCTTCGTTTACGGAGTGGCAAGCCAGTGACCCGCGCTACATTTTCCTGCTGGCTCGCCAAGACGGGGAAGCGGTGGGCTGTGGGGCAGTGCGGCCCTTGGCTGCTAGCGTGGGGGAAGTGAAGCGCATGTTTGCCAAGTATTCCCGGCAGGGCATTGGCGAGGCCGTGCTTAAGCAGCTCGAAACCGAAGCCCGAAAGGCCGGTTATACGGAGCTGTGGCTCGAAACCCGGGTGGCCAATACCGAAGCCTGCCGCTTTTACCTGAAGAACGGCTACCAGCGCCGCGCCAACTACGGCCAGTACATCGGCCGCGACAATTCGGCTTGCTTCGGCAAGCTTCTGACCTTTTCTGACGCAGCCGAGCTCCTTTCTTATGACTAG
- a CDS encoding phosphoribosylaminoimidazolesuccinocarboxamide synthase, translating to MNTLNHFDTPQLELLHRGKVRDSYRAPSGERLIVVTDRLSAFDSVLETPVAHKGAVLNGLAAFWFDKTQHIIPNHVISLLDPNVTLAKEAEPIRVEMVVRNYLTGSMLRGYQQGQRTFSGVTVPDGLTKHQQFPEPIVTPTTKEESDREITPDNLVSEGWVSAELYAKMRIKSLELFNFASVWMAERGIILVDTKYEFGLLNGELILIDEIHTPDSSRFWSAADYAQNPETAEQMDKEYVRQWLIANKQDGQYPRALTPEVSAEATRRYLDIYERITGAPLPTGAETGTGDVQTRLVSNLVRAGIMKGA from the coding sequence ATGAACACCCTCAACCACTTCGATACTCCTCAGCTCGAGCTGCTGCACCGCGGCAAGGTTCGTGACTCGTACCGTGCTCCTTCCGGTGAGCGGCTCATCGTGGTAACGGACCGCCTCTCGGCGTTTGACTCGGTGCTGGAAACACCCGTGGCCCACAAAGGCGCGGTGCTCAACGGGCTGGCTGCTTTCTGGTTCGACAAAACCCAGCACATCATCCCCAACCACGTTATCAGCCTGCTCGACCCGAACGTGACGCTGGCCAAGGAAGCCGAGCCGATTCGGGTCGAGATGGTGGTGCGGAACTACCTCACGGGCTCGATGCTGCGCGGCTACCAGCAGGGCCAGCGCACCTTCTCGGGCGTAACCGTGCCCGACGGCCTGACCAAGCACCAGCAATTCCCCGAGCCCATCGTGACGCCGACGACCAAGGAGGAGTCGGACCGTGAGATTACGCCGGATAACCTCGTGTCGGAAGGCTGGGTGTCGGCGGAGCTCTACGCCAAGATGCGCATCAAGTCTTTGGAGCTGTTCAACTTCGCATCGGTCTGGATGGCGGAACGCGGCATTATCCTGGTGGACACTAAGTACGAGTTTGGTTTGCTGAACGGGGAGCTGATTCTGATTGACGAAATCCACACGCCCGACTCGTCGCGGTTCTGGAGCGCCGCGGACTACGCCCAGAACCCCGAGACGGCCGAGCAGATGGACAAGGAGTACGTGCGCCAGTGGCTGATTGCCAACAAGCAGGACGGCCAGTATCCCCGCGCCCTCACCCCCGAGGTTTCTGCCGAAGCCACCCGCCGCTACCTCGATATCTACGAGCGTATCACGGGCGCCCCGCTGCCCACCGGCGCCGAAACCGGTACCGGCGACGTGCAAACCCGTCTTGTAAGCAACCTGGTGCGTGCCGGCATTATGAAAGGTGCTTAA
- a CDS encoding nuclear transport factor 2 family protein encodes MEATQQKQLVESYIEAYNRLDVAGMLQPLHENVVFRNVSNGEVDLTLTGKENFLQQAEQALQYFSQREQRVTDWQFSADKVEVQLDYSAVAAMDFPNGLKGGDTLQLQGKSVFEFADGQITSITDIS; translated from the coding sequence ATGGAAGCCACTCAGCAAAAGCAACTCGTGGAAAGCTACATCGAAGCCTACAACCGCCTCGATGTAGCCGGCATGCTTCAGCCCCTGCACGAAAACGTCGTGTTTCGCAACGTTTCCAACGGCGAAGTAGACCTGACCCTGACCGGCAAGGAAAATTTCCTGCAGCAGGCCGAGCAGGCGCTGCAGTACTTCTCCCAGCGCGAGCAGCGCGTCACCGATTGGCAGTTCAGCGCCGATAAGGTGGAAGTGCAACTCGACTATTCGGCCGTGGCCGCCATGGACTTCCCCAACGGCCTGAAGGGTGGGGATACGCTACAGCTGCAAGGCAAATCCGTTTTCGAGTTTGCCGATGGACAAATAACTTCCATAACCGATATTAGCTAA
- the purD gene encoding phosphoribosylamine--glycine ligase yields MTSPLNKTIVLLGGGAREHAMAWKLTRDGATVHVLPGNGGIPNSHPDISATDFPAVQQFCEAHGAKLIVVGPEAPLAAGVVDYFAGSDIRVFGPTRAGAVLESSKVWSKNFMRRHGVATAMSWQYRSDKLADARTKATELNGQVVVKYDGLAAGKGVYVCSSIEEAQAALDDLQLQHTGWFSFLLEEKLSGPEISIIGVTDGNRVRLLAPSQDHKQLLAGDQGPNTGGMGAYCPVPFCDDNVLAAIRTSIVDPTLRGLQNEQFDFKGFLYFGIMLTDQGPKLLEYNVRLGDPEAEVLLPALESSLLELIEATLDGKLQQTVVRQRRGCYVGVVLASGGYPAAQFPTGFPITGLDQLHPSILAFHGATKQQDGQLVTTGGRVMVLVGHGEELEDAVAHVYREAGKVKFQDVYIRTDIGQRPEPTLAANW; encoded by the coding sequence ATGACTAGTCCTTTGAACAAAACCATTGTACTCCTCGGCGGCGGGGCCCGTGAACACGCCATGGCCTGGAAGCTGACCCGCGACGGGGCCACGGTACACGTGCTGCCCGGCAACGGCGGCATCCCAAACAGCCACCCCGACATCAGCGCCACCGACTTCCCGGCCGTTCAGCAGTTCTGCGAAGCCCACGGCGCGAAGCTCATCGTGGTAGGACCCGAAGCGCCCCTGGCAGCCGGCGTGGTCGACTACTTTGCCGGTTCCGACATCCGCGTTTTTGGCCCCACTCGGGCCGGAGCGGTGCTGGAAAGCTCCAAGGTGTGGAGCAAGAACTTCATGCGGCGGCACGGTGTAGCTACGGCTATGTCGTGGCAGTACCGTAGCGACAAGCTGGCTGATGCTCGCACCAAAGCAACCGAACTGAACGGGCAGGTAGTAGTGAAGTACGACGGGCTGGCTGCCGGCAAGGGCGTGTACGTGTGCTCCTCCATTGAGGAAGCCCAGGCCGCCCTGGACGATTTGCAGCTGCAGCACACGGGCTGGTTTAGCTTCCTGCTGGAAGAAAAGCTCAGCGGTCCTGAAATCAGCATCATCGGCGTGACGGATGGCAACCGGGTGCGGCTGCTGGCTCCTTCTCAGGACCACAAACAGTTGCTGGCCGGCGACCAGGGTCCCAACACCGGCGGCATGGGCGCCTACTGCCCCGTGCCCTTCTGCGACGACAACGTGCTGGCCGCCATCCGCACCAGCATCGTGGACCCCACGCTGCGCGGTTTGCAAAACGAGCAGTTCGACTTCAAAGGCTTCCTGTACTTCGGCATCATGCTCACCGACCAGGGTCCCAAGCTGCTCGAATATAACGTCCGCCTCGGCGACCCGGAGGCCGAAGTGCTCTTGCCCGCCCTGGAAAGCTCCTTGCTGGAACTCATCGAAGCCACCCTGGACGGCAAGCTCCAGCAAACCGTGGTGCGGCAGCGGCGGGGCTGCTACGTGGGCGTGGTGCTGGCCTCGGGCGGCTACCCGGCCGCCCAGTTTCCCACCGGCTTCCCCATCACCGGCCTCGACCAGCTTCATCCCAGCATCCTGGCCTTTCACGGCGCTACCAAGCAGCAGGACGGTCAGCTGGTAACCACCGGCGGCCGGGTGATGGTGCTCGTCGGGCACGGCGAAGAGCTGGAAGATGCCGTGGCCCACGTGTACCGCGAAGCCGGGAAAGTTAAATTTCAGGATGTATACATCCGTACCGATATCGGCCAGCGGCCGGAACCGACCCTTGCAGCCAACTGGTAA
- the purN gene encoding phosphoribosylglycinamide formyltransferase: MQPTGNPIVRKARLAILLSGRGSNMVALVNAVQSGVLQHLAEVAVVFSNKPDAPGLETAAALGCPTASLTSQGRKRQEFDAEVVQVLQQFQPDYIVLAGYMRILSPTFIRAFAGRILNIHPADTHQHQGLHAYEWAFENQLKETKITVHLVDEGLDTGPILAQHPVDLQGAGTLEEVERRGLAVEHFLYADTLARLIRGELSNLNSDPAATTVAAGAIPTSEPLVPWSSGAASVEAGQGGEAIR; this comes from the coding sequence TTGCAGCCAACTGGTAACCCTATCGTCCGCAAAGCGCGCCTGGCCATTCTGCTGTCGGGCCGGGGCTCCAATATGGTGGCCCTGGTAAACGCTGTGCAAAGTGGCGTGCTACAACACCTGGCCGAAGTAGCGGTGGTGTTCAGCAACAAGCCCGACGCGCCCGGCCTGGAAACGGCCGCCGCCCTGGGTTGCCCCACGGCCAGCCTTACGAGCCAAGGCCGCAAGCGCCAGGAGTTTGACGCCGAGGTAGTGCAGGTGCTGCAGCAGTTTCAGCCCGACTACATTGTGCTGGCCGGCTACATGCGGATTTTGTCGCCCACGTTCATTCGGGCCTTTGCCGGGCGCATTCTCAACATCCACCCCGCCGATACTCACCAGCACCAGGGCCTGCACGCCTACGAGTGGGCCTTCGAAAATCAGCTGAAGGAAACCAAAATCACCGTGCATCTGGTTGATGAGGGCCTGGACACTGGACCAATTCTGGCGCAGCATCCGGTTGACTTACAGGGCGCTGGTACCCTAGAGGAAGTAGAGCGCCGCGGCCTGGCCGTGGAGCACTTCCTGTACGCCGACACCCTGGCCCGCCTGATTCGAGGCGAGCTTTCCAATCTGAACTCCGACCCGGCAGCTACGACGGTAGCCGCCGGTGCTATCCCCACCTCCGAACCCCTGGTGCCTTGGTCGTCCGGCGCTGCTTCTGTCGAAGCAGGGCAGGGAGGTGAGGCGATTCGCTAG